The genomic segment CCTGGAAGCCGCTGCTCAAAATTGCGGCAGCCGCGCTCCTATGTTTTTCATTCGCATGGTATCTATGGGAAGACCGTCCGGGCGAGGAGCCCGTGCAAACGATCTCTGCTGTAGTGAACAGAACTCCGGTCAGGCCGGGCAGGATGTCCTGTACCGTACCGCGAGATAGCACGCTTATATTGGAGGATGGCAGCAAAGTCCGCCTGCTGGCGCATTCGACGCTGACCTGGATGCAGCCCTTCCCGCAGGGGCAGCGCGCAATTCAATTGCAGGGTAAGGCATTTTTTGAGGTGGCGCACGATACAGCCCGCCCATTTACCGTGCTGGCCGGCAATATCCTAACGACAGCATTGGGCACCTCGTTCTGGGTGAGCCAGGAGACGAAAGACGCCAAACCCGAAGTACGCCTGATAACGGGCCGGGTGTCCATTAAGGAACGCGACCAAAATGGGAAGGAGAGGCTCCTTGCTTACCTGACACCGGGGCAAACATGGAATGAGCCGGCCGTACCGCCGAAAAAGGAGCGGTTTTCTAAAATGCAAAAACCGGTGGAAGAGGTCATTCAGACGTCATTGGTATTTCATCATAAGCCGCTTGCTGAAGTGCTGCCTGCCATAGCGTCGTTCTACCGCACCTCCATTTTATTTTCGGCGGACCAAGTTGCCGGATTATCATTTTATGGTACGTACACCAGAGAGAATGATGTGGGGCAGATCCTACAGACAATCTGTCTTGCAAATGATCTGGAGCTCAGGTTTAATAACGAAACAAATACCTATACGATCATAAAAAACAGTCCGTAAAAATCAATGAGAAACACCAGGATGTGCACCCCATAATAGGGGAGCCCGGGTAAACTATGCACCATTATTAATGAAAAATATGCAACTATCGTTAACCAGGAAGAGGCCGGCCAAAGGGGCCTTGTTACTACTATTGGCAATTGCTGCCGGCCAGGAGGGCTTTGCCCAGCAGCGTGGGGAACTTGTTGTCATCGTGCAGGATACCAAGTCGAAGGGCTTGGCAAATGCAACGGTCACGGTGAACAACAAGGTGAGTCACTTCAGGCGTGCGGCACAGGCCGACCAGCAGGGGAAAGTGGTCTTCAACGGCCTGCCCGTGGACAGCAACTACTGTATTACCGCGAGTTTCACGGGACTCAAGGGCAAAGAAGAATGCGAATTTATCGTCAGTCCGGGAAAGCGCTCCAGCGTAGTCTTCCAGCTGACGGATGCCAACCAAATGGATGAAGTCGTCGTCGTGGGCTACGGCACGCAAAAAAAGACCAACCTCTCAGGGGCGGTCGACCATATCAGCGGTGAGGTGCTCGACAGCCGCCCGATTTCGAATGCAGCTCAGGGGCTGCAGGGGATCGCGCCCAACTTGAATATACGGTTCAATTCTGGAGCACCGGGGGCCGTGCCCAATATCAATATCCGGGGCATAACTTCCATCAACGGGGGCGATCCACTGATCCTGGTAGACAATGTACCGGTATCGGCCGAAGAGCTGATCCGTATTGCGCCACAGGATATCGAGTCCTTCACCGTGATCAAGGATGCGTCAGCAGCAGCGATATATGGTGCCCGCGCCTCGTTTGGGGTACTGATCGTGACCACCAAGACCGGAAAAGGTGAGGCGAAAGTGAGCTATTCCAACAATTTTACCTGGAATACGCCCACGGTGATGCCCGACAAAATAACCGACCCGTATGTGTTCTCCAGGTTGCTGGAGACTTCGACCGACAATACGCCCTGGGACAATGTCAATTACTCGGATCAGTTTTACCAATATGCCAAGGAACGCTCAGACGACCCTTCGATTGTCGGTGTGCGCATCAACCCCTCCGATTCCAAAGTCTGGGAATACATGGGCAACAGGGATTGGACACGCTATTTCCTGTCTGACTGGAATGCCACCAGCTCGCATGACCTCTCCATATCGGGGGCTAATGAAAAGGTACAGTACTATATCAGTGGCAGCTACAATAGGCAAAATTCACCGGTTAAACTCACGGAAGACTATTTTGACCGATACAATTTGCGCTCCAAGGTCAATTATAGACTTTCTGACTTGATCTCATTTGGCAACAATACGGTGATCGGAAGCATTCGTCGGCTTACCCCCTCACAGATGAGCCTGGCAGATATTTACAATATCTTCCCGACTTCTTTTGACAAGAATCCGGACGGCACCTGGGCCAATTCCTCGGCCGGCATCATTGCGGCGCAGATGGTCGATGGCGGAAAAAGTGACCGTAAGTACCTGGACGTGCAATCGACCTTCAATACCGAACTCCGTTTTTTTGGCAACAGATTCAAACTCAATGCAGACTACACGTTCCGTCGCAACTCCCTGAACCGCAATTGGTATACCAATCAGTACGAGATCGGCTACGGCCCCGACGATGTGCGCAAAGAGGGAACCACAGGTGCTTACCGGGAGGCGGGGTTTATCTACCATAACGTGTATAATATATACGGCACCTATATGCAGTCTTTTGACAAACATCAGGTCAACGCGGTATTGGGGTTCAACCAGGAG from the Sphingobacterium thalpophilum genome contains:
- a CDS encoding SusC/RagA family TonB-linked outer membrane protein; its protein translation is MKNMQLSLTRKRPAKGALLLLLAIAAGQEGFAQQRGELVVIVQDTKSKGLANATVTVNNKVSHFRRAAQADQQGKVVFNGLPVDSNYCITASFTGLKGKEECEFIVSPGKRSSVVFQLTDANQMDEVVVVGYGTQKKTNLSGAVDHISGEVLDSRPISNAAQGLQGIAPNLNIRFNSGAPGAVPNINIRGITSINGGDPLILVDNVPVSAEELIRIAPQDIESFTVIKDASAAAIYGARASFGVLIVTTKTGKGEAKVSYSNNFTWNTPTVMPDKITDPYVFSRLLETSTDNTPWDNVNYSDQFYQYAKERSDDPSIVGVRINPSDSKVWEYMGNRDWTRYFLSDWNATSSHDLSISGANEKVQYYISGSYNRQNSPVKLTEDYFDRYNLRSKVNYRLSDLISFGNNTVIGSIRRLTPSQMSLADIYNIFPTSFDKNPDGTWANSSAGIIAAQMVDGGKSDRKYLDVQSTFNTELRFFGNRFKLNADYTFRRNSLNRNWYTNQYEIGYGPDDVRKEGTTGAYREAGFIYHNVYNIYGTYMQSFDKHQVNAVLGFNQEDYRYELINAERAGLISESFPTIQFATGTMKMGEAIDTYALRGAFYRLNYTYDDKYIVEFNGRYDGSSRFPKNKRFGFFPSGSVAWRLDRENFMALPGLDLLKLRASYGQLGNQSVSSYGYLPAMEKKDADYLFGSERGIFIQVPSLVSPNYTWEKVNTINVGMDVAVLKNKLSASFDYYSRRTLGMLTLGKDLPNILGAAEPRENAADLKTNGWELTVNFQDRFELANAPLRFNAKLLLSDSQSKITRFDNPNKSILQYYEGMRMGEIWGLQSNGLFKDEAEIAKLDQTSIIPWGALSIVPGWPTYVDQDGNGKIEIGYTLGDTKDLKIIGNSTPRYQFGLDLSADWKGFDVRAFFQGIGKRDYYPLDYLYWGTYQQPYGNFYGHLLDFYRPESDSEIDRAKHSRAYLNLGLADQNLNAAYPILQSWLADRNLGTRIDQAQGLAIPQTNYLLNAAYLRLKNLTVGYTLPKSLTSRARISSLRVYLSGENIIEWSAVKRYFDPETLNENIYTNPTAGSDRVGNGLTYPFQRSFSAGIQLTF
- a CDS encoding FecR family protein codes for the protein MQQEKRELERLIEKYISGQITDVERAHLMQWLRELDVAAGSSLDGDTAKLRMKERIDARLLPAETAVRRAPVAWKPLLKIAAAALLCFSFAWYLWEDRPGEEPVQTISAVVNRTPVRPGRMSCTVPRDSTLILEDGSKVRLLAHSTLTWMQPFPQGQRAIQLQGKAFFEVAHDTARPFTVLAGNILTTALGTSFWVSQETKDAKPEVRLITGRVSIKERDQNGKERLLAYLTPGQTWNEPAVPPKKERFSKMQKPVEEVIQTSLVFHHKPLAEVLPAIASFYRTSILFSADQVAGLSFYGTYTRENDVGQILQTICLANDLELRFNNETNTYTIIKNSP